ATTTGTCTGTGCCTGTTTATTCTCTTCCGCTTTTCACAAGGGATTAAAATATCCTGGAATAAAGAGCTTTGAACCGAATAAGCCTGGAAAAATGCTTCTGATGGACCTGAATGAGAAAGACCCAAAAGTGTTAGAATTGAAGATCACTGGAAGTACATTCGATTTGTCTTCATTTAACCCTCATGGGATTAGCACTTTCACAGATGAAggtaacaacattgaatgttgacttaaaataaaagcacagttaaaaaaaaacacattgtaATGAATGAATATTTCTGTTTACTCAACCAAAGcataatcatgaataatgtcattCTGGGTTTTAAACTTACCTCCTGTGTTAGTTAAATGTAATATTGTAACCATTTAAGTGCTTGAGAATGCTAAAATATTTAAGATTTCTAGGGCACCTAATTTTTAAAGTGAAAGCGTTCACATTAGCCCTgtaattacaataataataatatttagcccTAATCATTATAGTTTCCCCATTTATAACAAATGCAGGCATGTACAGGAATAGATTCCCTAAACTAAGTTCTCTGTAACCCAGATCCAGGGTCAGAAAAGCATCATGGTCAGCTGTCTCACTGCTTCAGTGCCTCCTTGCCCACTGGTTCCTCTGTTCTGTCTTCAAACTGGTTCTTCACATTTGGAGAACCTTCAGCATAACTTGTTTCCCCTTGCCTTTTGCTTTCAGTTCATTCCTTCCCTTCTATTTGCTGTCATTTCCTTAGCCTGTACATTAATTCTCAAGCCCAGTAGCACAGAGAATCACCTTGGGACTTTAAAAAAGCCTGATACCCAGGCCCAGGCCCCATTATTCTGATACAGCTGGTCTGAGAGGGGCCTGGGAGGCAGTGCTTGTTAAAAGCTCTCCAAGTGATAAAAATGTAAGGTCAGGGGTGAAGACCATGTCTATATCCATGGTCTCCATTTGTTCATCAACTGCTCCCTCCTTTGGTCTTTCTTCTGGACTTTTTCCCATTGTGGGTGGCTAAATTGTTGCTTGGAAAGTCATCAGTGATGTCCTTATTGTTACAAACCCcccatcccttcctcccttccatccTGCATTgctttcccctttctttcctttctccctccctttttctttccttctttttttttttttttttttcttgccatgtctttttatGCTGTTGACCACTTTCTCTTTCAAGTGAACTGCTCTTCTCTGGTATTCCAAGATCCTCACCTGCCCTGGTTCTGATCCTACTGCAGTTTTCTCCACTGCTTCTTATTTTGTCACTTGCTTCCAGTTCTCTGAGAATTCCCAAAAGACTTGATCTTttattcctctttattttctatatttcagAAAGCACAACCATGTGACAGCCCTAACTGACCTTGCTTTCTAAGAAAATACTCTAAAATGTGGGGTATTTGTTATTTAAATCAGCTCTTCAGTTCCATTCCTTCAAGTGCTGATTAGATacttcttatttggatgcctctCCTATGGCCACTTTAAACTCAAAATATTGAGAAAGGATTTTCTGTCCTTTAATTTTCCCTTCACCTCTTCATCATGTGGCTTCCCTTCTTCTAGACATAGTTTTCCTTTTCAATGGTCACTCCACCAATTATCAACATtacatagtatttttaaaatatttattatttatttgcaaGGAAATACAGtatttagtgtgtgtgtgtgaatatttatacatatttttaaagaaggtacagggatttgaacccaggaagcaggtcctcaatcacctgagctacatccacttccttagTGTatgtgtacttttaaaaataaaaatgggaaatgttacaCAAATGCTTTTATACATGGCTTTTGCATTAAATACTACATCTTGGGCTTCTTTCTATGACAGTGCATTTAGAGCTACTTTGCAATGGCTGTTCAGGATTCAGCTGCAGGGAAATACCATAATGTAGTTCATCTGCTGTTGGATatttgggttctttccaactttatGCTTATTGCAAACAATGtcaaaataaacattttgtaTATACACCTTCTATGAGTATTTCATTAGGGTAAATTCCTAGACGTAGAATGTGCTGCACAAAATGTTCATCCAGGTTTTAATCCTCTCATGTTTgatttctgacttcctccttccTCAGCCATCTGCAGAGTCTTTCGCTTCTTGgaaaattttcccatttcctttcctttccttatgGTGCAATCTCTTATCTTCACATGTCTGGATTATTCTTATAGCGTCAGATTATGTCACACTGTTATTAGTcggccaaagaggtgctgatgcaaaataccagacatctgttggcttttataaaggatatttatttggggtagaagcttacagttacaagtcccTAAAGTATCCAACTGAAGGctcttttctcaccaaagtcagctgccttgCATTGAAGCAAGAGGGCAGGCgatttctgcctggtctcttcctccatcttcctcTTGAGGTtatgtgggcccagcttcttctgatcgcAGCTGTAGTCTGGCATTGGGTTTGTCTCTTGGGGATTTATAatcagctgcaaactaccaggtGAATGGCTTATCTTTCCCCAGGGCCACGGGATAAAATAGTGACcaagttctttcttcttccatgtctatggagatCTCTGTTTTTTCCTaggtgtcttcttgagtgaatgtctatTTTTCAGCCCATCAAGGGGATGGGGAGTCaatcctgagtcacaccctactgatgtgttgactcaaagccctaatcataacaggcaatttaatcaagacattCATCTGAATCTAATgtattcaaagggtatcacacccagaagaacagatgagtttacaaatataatccttctcttttttggggttcataaataatctcaaactgccatacatgCCTTAGCTCAAAGCCTCCCCAAAAGTAAGCCCTATATCCTTACCTTAAAACTTAATAaggcaagcggacttggcccagtggttatggcatccatctaccacatgggaggtctgtgattcaaaccccaggcctccttgacctgtgtggagctggcccacacgcagtgctaatgcacgcaaggagggccgtgccacgcaggggtgtcccccgcataggggagccccacgcgcaaggagtgcgccccataaggagagctgcccagcgcgaaagaaagtgcagcctacctaagaatggctctgcccacacggagagctgacacaacaagatgacgcaacagaaagaaacaaagattcccatgccgctgacaacaacagaatcggacaaagaagaagacacagcaaatagacacagagaacagacaaccggggcaggggagtggaggggaaggggagagaaataaataaaaataaataaatctttaaaaaacaaacaaacaaaaaacctaacaAGACTGGCACTGGCTCCCTCTGTGGCTTCATCTTCTCCCACTCCTTTTGCTCACTCAGCTGTAACCACTCCAGCTTTCTCATTTTTAAGTGAAGGAGCCAAGGAAGCTCCAGCCTCATGGCCTTTGCACACTCTCTTCTCTTAGCCTGGAAGGAATGCTCCCTTACTTCACTCAGGGCTCTGCTTTAATGTTGTGTTTTTGGAGAGGACTTCCCTCAAGAAGTGACTCCATTGCTTTCCATCCCTTTatcctgtttgatttttttctttgtatcacTTAACTCCaactaaaatatatgaaacacttGCATGTTGAATGGATTAATGAAGAGCTTCTCTGTTCAATTCTCTTCAGTTCAATTTACTAAACTTTGCACTGTTTTTCTGTAAACACCAATTTGAACATGTCAAAGGTTCCCGAAGACTTACTGCTTCTTAAGGCAAAGACCACAATCTCACTTCCCTGGCTAATTCTGATCACATCTTGGCCACTTAAAGTGATCTCCTTAATTTCCCAAAGTTACATAGACTCATGGATGctgctttcctttgtttctcaGATGTTCTTCTATGATATTTATTATCTTACTCTGAGTAGATATATACTGCCTGATCGTGCCTTCTCATATTGGTAGGTCCCtcatcttttaaacattttatctCAACTCTGCATCTCACTGCAACCATCTTGAAGTAAAAAGCTTAACAAGCTCTTTGAAGTTTTAGTTTCTGTGCTGCACATTTTAAGTTGAGGATTTACCCTTCCCCCATCCCTGGTGGAGTTTTGGGTTTTCAGAGACTGTCACTGGTTCTTCCTTTAGCCACTTCCCTTTGGAGTGATCGCAAATGTATCTCTCtacaaaaagatgaaaatattctatcTGCCTGACATCCTAAGTACTAGCTGGAGGTTGAAATTGCTTTTTGGAgacagggctgacagctcagagCTCAGTTcatgtttcaattttttgtttttaatctcctCTCAGATAATACTGTGTACCTGCTGGTGGTGAACCATCCGAATTTTAAGTCCACAGTGGAGGTGTTTAAatttcaagaagaagaaaaatcactctTGCATCTGAAAACCATCAGACATGAACTTCTGCCCAAGTACTGTCCCGAGATGAgtcatatttctatttttctttagcaCCAGGGATTGATGAATCtacttttactttttccttttggcCAAGAGGGTTATGGCTATTCAACTCTACTTTGCAGTGGTCACCAACACCTCCAAATGATCTTCTGCAGAAACTTTTGAGGACTCCAGCACCTCAGAGAtgaatcccccctccccctcatttCCCTGGCAGGGCTGGCTGCTGTCTCCTAGCCTCAGAATCGCTGTTAGAGATTTTACTAAGAAAACCTCTGCTCTTCTCCCAGACTAGATTTAGTATTTCAAACCTAAGCTAATTTCATAGTCAAATGTCACATCTTGAgcattttttatgttttgatttattttttgaaaatagacTCTTAGTATCTTCTTGTGTATTAGAAGCATACCCAAGAGGAGATGCGAAATCGAGTGCATCTAAAGCTCTCCATGCACTGCCTCTACTGCTGTCCAGTTCATACCATGTGTGTAATAACAGATTTGTGGCAACACTCAGCTCAATCCAAGGGTCTTTGACCATATAACATATGGAGAAAGAAACACCCAACATTACCCAATTCCAGTCAATCCAACCCAAGTCAATTGCCTTGCTTGCCTGTAAGGCTAGTCATGGATTTCGGACAACCATCTGACGCCATCTTCCAAAGCAATTTTACTCCCTAAGTCATTATGATTTTTTATAGAATCCCAGCCTCTCTTTGCATAGTTTATGCATGACTTTAAACCAACTTAGTAAATCCAGGTTTTGTTAAATAGTTTATTATTTACATGCTGGTTCCTAgcctagtgcctggcacatagtctATGCTCAGTGCTACCATgtcccttcctctcttttcttaCCTGGTGGTTTTGACAGTAAggaaactcaaatggagaggcagtgAGTTACTGAATCATCTAATTAGTGGCAGAGTAAGAAGAACTACAGCTCACTCAGTCTGTACCCTTAGGATGAGTAAAATTTCAGAGAACACCTTTTGGTTGGAGAGTTTCTTCaaacatttattcaacaaaaatgTTTGGAGACACCCTGGGTGTCTGAAAAATATGTATAACACCAAGCTCTGAATCAGGGAAATGTATGTCACATGGAGAAGTTGGTTAAGAATAATAATGACTAATAAGTTAATGACCTTTAATGATGTCAGGTACTGCACTGAGCTAGTAAAATGGATTATTTCATCGATATTTCATGAATACCTTCTGAATTAGGATTTACTATTACTCCTTttagattaaaacaaattaaggcTTAGAGGATGTATTAACTTGCCCAAAGTGACACAgccagtaaatggcagagctgggattttaaCCCTGGTAGTTTGAGGATGGCACTGATGCTCTGAGTCAGTATATGATGAAAGcctattttatttacttcatcATTTAATCCTGGAAGTCTCAGGTTTTCCCAGTTCCCTAGGGTTAGTGTGTTTTTGGGGGCCCTGTTGCAAAAATACTGATCTTTGGCAGCATAAAACCAGACTGAAAATAACCATGGCAATGTCACAATTAACCAGAATTCAAGGGTCTCAACCCAAGGATTAGCCAGGTGTATTTGCTGCTTCTTATTTGTTGTCATTTGTAGCATTAATCATTATATAACTAAACATATTATAATTTAAGCATGTTATTAATACTAAAGCAATGTTCGTTATTGATCATTAAGTATAGGCCAGGCATTGTGCCAAGATATttacattcattatttcatttattcttacccCAAACTTGCAAGGAACAGAGAGGACAATGAGGGACAGAGAAGTGGCTCAGAGCTTAGTTATGTGTTCAGGCCAAATAGATGATAGCAAACAGTGTCAGGATTTCAACTGGAGTCCATCAGATTTCAAAACTATTACTCTAAACCATTCCATGCCCCTTCTTTTTATGAAAAACAGGCAAGTGATAGCAAAGGATACCAATTGctgaattttactttaaaaaaatggagagaaaagcCAACTTCCAGGTTTATGTCTGGAGCCTATACCAATTAATCCTGAATTCCTAGACCTTATTCTTCTTGGTCTACTAGTGGCTGCCACTGATTGAAGATTCAGTGGGTGCCAGGCTCCTTGGGAAACACACACAGGCATTGTCTCATTGCAATTCCTGTTGCAATTTCACAAACTAAAGATTATGAGCCTTAGTCTTCTGATAATGAGCTGTATGACCTTGAGAAAATCATTTGACCtctctttacagatgagaaaactgaggctccgTAAGCTTACGTAATTTGACCAGGACCCCATAGCTGCCTCAGAGCTGATGCTTTGGCCATTACACTATCCACAGTAGAGCCAAGATGATTCTCTCCCAGACAATGGCCATGGGGAGCTTCCATCACCTCATCAGCAAAGAATGACTCACGTTTTTGGTGTTGTACCTATTAAAGCAGAAAAATTAGACTCATATATCTTACATTTGCAGTAACAGATAGACaatcaaaatcaggaaaaaagCACCATAGCATCTTATTTTTGAGCACTTTTGTGCATAGATATTTTACTCAGTTTAGAATCATGAAACGTTAAGGCTGAAAGATAGAGCGGTCCACCATCCCCTGttagagataaggaaactgagtccaAACATGCGATATGGTTTTTCCTAGGTCACATAGCTAATAGTAGCAGAACTAACTGAATTGCAAGTCTGCAGATGTCAGCTCAGTGTTTTTGCCACTGCTCTATGCCTCGTGATACCTTGGATTGACTGGAGTAAGTTCCATATGGGCAGAGATTAATTTTGCCCCAATAATGGCTCCCGGCCTAATTTAATGCCTACGTAATTTAGTATATCTAATCACACACTCCTACAAATTCTAACACTATTTTAAAGATACAACTAAGGAGCCTTTTATGTTGCATTTCTGTAACAACCTCTTTAAGATTTCTTAGCATAATTATTGTCTTTGGGGTTTGTATAGGTGGAAATGACCTCCTATTCATTCTGTGCCACAACAGCTAGTCTGAAAACCCCAACCCATATCTTGATTTTAGAAATAGACAATAACGGATGCCAATTTAAAATCCTGCAATGCCCAATACCTTCACCCATATATCATGTGTTGTGTGTGTCTTTTAACTGCAGTTTGAATGATATCGTCGCTTTGGGACCTGAGCACTTTTATGCCACAAATGATCACTATTTTGTTGACCACTACTTACAATCTTGGGAGGTGTATTTGGGTTTAGCATGGTCATATGTTGTTTACTATAGTCCAAATGAAGTTCGAGTGGTAGCAGACAATTTGGACTTTGCTAATGGAATCAACCTTTCACCTGATGGCAAGTATGTGAACGCTTTAAAATGAAATGCATTTCTTCTGATTCTCATTTGATAATctttatagcaggggttcttaataggGGGGTCTGTGACcttaaattgaaattaaaaaaaaaaaacatgattcttgTGGAGACGTGTTGGTGTGGCTGTGATATATCAAATAATACATGGTATAGTGTGgcttagtaagggatccatggttttcacttgactggcaaaggggtccatggaacaaatgaggttaagaacccctgctttatagCTTATTCCttttttgaataatatgatacatTTTAGCATGTTGTCCTGTTAAGATGAAatcagtaaaaatataaaatatgtcttCGGGGATAAAATTTATCAGGCcataattttctattttgtaaaggcatactattttgattttcttatgggATGAAAGGTAGGTTTCAGGAGGGGAAACAGACATTTAATATTACTAAACAGTATTGTCTTGAAGGAAGATTTTTTGGTGCATAATGGAGTTAATAGCAAGTAGGTTTATGTCtcagcagtgctggtctgtgacaAGGTAAGAAGCTTGCAAGGAAGTGTAGATCAAGGTACAGCTTCTTTCATCAAGTCTCACTAGGAAAAAAAGCAGTGTGCTTAGTGATGTCATTGATTAACATTATTATCTGCAACAAACAATTGACAGACCAGCATTGGTCtggagaccacactttgagtaacattagaacttatttttaaaatctatgtatCCATCCATCGATACCCTTCCTCAGCTTGCATCACCAAGGATTTCAGAGGATTAGTCACATATATTTAGAAAGAACAATATAGACAGCTTTCAGTTACTTGTATCATCTGTTCTTCAAAGATAGCGGATGATCAAGCAGTCATTTGTCTTTGTGTTTCCGGACACAGTGTGTGCTTACACTAACTGCAGATATTTATGTTGGGTGTGGTGTTGCACTTGGTTTGTAATGCTAAATCCAAAGGGTGGGGATAGACTTAGGGTAGGGCGGTTCTCTCGGATCCAGGCCAAGCACCTTGCCTTCTCTGGCACCTTCCCTGGCCAACGACCAGGGGCTTGTTGTCAAAAGGCTTTCCTGAAGCTTGCCTGTGAAAACTCAGCTTGCCACTGTGTTAACACACTAGGACAAGCACTGCTGTGCATTTTGATCCCCAATCATTGAGAGCTGGTGTTAGGGCTAAGTTTCTTTCCTACTGATCAGGACACTAGGTTCCCACTTTAGAAATAACTTTTAAGAGGCTAAACCCCTTTGGGCACTGTAAATTCGTTGGGTTCTTTCAGAACTTGGTGTGCTTTGAAATGGGTTCCATTTTCCAATCTCTAAGCAAAGTTCTTCCCTAGGAAGAGTTATTACCACTTCACTGTAACCTTTTGAATTGCATTATTTCAAGTTCTTTGATGTCGCTCTTTCTTCTTTGAAGGTATGTCTATATATCTGAATTACTGGCTCATAAGATTCATGTGTATGAGAAGCATGCTAATTGGACTTTAACTCTGTTGAAGGTAAGATGTATTAACACTGTATGTTTGCAGAGTGATAATTAGATTCTAATTGATTTGcaaaattaaaagcaaagaaaaaaggatTGTTTGATTGGAGTGGGTGAGAACCAATTTTTCACTCCTTTATTAAGAGTCATCGGCATCGTTATGCATTTATTTGCTATTCACTTTGACTCCGCTACAGAGTGGGAAACAGCAGGGCACACATCTCATCCGTGGAAACTTGATTCTTTCTGTTCTAGTTTTAAGTTGGACATTGTGTTCCCAGGCTTTCCTcgcctcctcccaccctccctcccttcaaTTTTTCCTCCATGTTTTTCCGCCAAGAAATAGTTTCAACTTGTATTGAATACTGGAGTGCTCGCCACAGTGCTCATGAAGCCGGAGCCATGCTGGCCGGCACTGCCTACAGGATGTCACTGCCCTCACCGCTCTGCCTTCATCTACAACAGCTCTCCCTCACGCTGCCCCTCCTGCCTCCGGCTGTTCCTGGAGCCCACCAAGTGGGGCTCTGCCTCAGAACAATATCCAGGATGCTCTGCTCCAAGTGGCCTTTGCCCCAGATTGGCTCTCTCCTGCATCTCCTGCTGGTTTTTCCTAAAAGGTCTCCTCAGTGAGGGCTTCTCTGGTTACTGTATCTCAGCTTGTAACTCCGCCCCTGCCGCCACCACCCCACGTATTTCCTATCTCCTTTgctgtgttatttttctttagcATTTATTATTAACATActctatattttattattttatcttctttattatCTGACTCCACGCTAGGCTTTGAACTCCACAAGGACAGATATCTCCCCATGGATTTCTGGAACAGTTCCCAATGCACAGCAGTTACCTGTTTAGTTAACAGGGTGGAGTTGGGCATACTTCAGGGGCTCACCGTCCACCCCCACCAATTCTGACCGCTCCGAAGCTTTGAGCAGAAAGGGACAAAatcacaaaggagagaaaagagaaccagagCAAAGTGCAGCATTTTGAAAGCAGCTCCCGCCACCTGAAGACTAGTCATTTCTCTCCTGCTGTAAATACGTGCAGCTCAAAACATTGTCGCTCTCAATTGCGCAACTGTTGCTGTCTGAGGTACTGTCATGAGGCGCCTCACTCAGAGAAAAATTACCTTGAAGCAATACCCAATGTAACATCATGTTTGGCATTAAAAATCATTGGCAGGGCTAGTTTAGCATTAGCTGAAGTGAAACGGAATTTCACACACTCATACTGGCTGggggaataaaaaacaaactgtGACTATAACAATAGTTACTTCTGCAAAATTGAAAGTTAAAGAATTTTATAAGAAATACCCAATCTAATACATATTCAACCCATAATGCTAAGGGTGCTGCTTGAACCAAGGCAAGACTGAAGGCAAGGCTTATTTCAGGTCTGGCTTCTACTTTCGGCAACAGCCCATGCTGGTCTCTTATGGTAATGGCCCATAAGAGGTCATTGGGTTGGGTGTTCAATGAATGGGGCGCCAGATCTTGTGTCCTTCTGCTCCCACCC
This window of the Dasypus novemcinctus isolate mDasNov1 chromosome 5, mDasNov1.1.hap2, whole genome shotgun sequence genome carries:
- the PON1 gene encoding serum paraoxonase/arylesterase 1 translates to MAKLMILTLLGLGLAVFRDRRSSYQTRLNVFREVKPVELPNCNLVKGIETGSEDLEILPNGLSFISSGLKYPGIKSFEPNKPGKMLLMDLNEKDPKVLELKITGSTFDLSSFNPHGISTFTDEDNTVYLLVVNHPNFKSTVEVFKFQEEEKSLLHLKTIRHELLPNLNDIVALGPEHFYATNDHYFVDHYLQSWEVYLGLAWSYVVYYSPNEVRVVADNLDFANGINLSPDGKYVYISELLAHKIHVYEKHANWTLTLLKSLDFDTLVDNISVDPVTGDLWVGCHPNGMRIFFYDSENPPASEVLRIQNILTEEPKVSLVYADNGTVLQGSTVASVYKGKLLIGTVFHKALYCEL